A window of Odocoileus virginianus isolate 20LAN1187 ecotype Illinois chromosome 3, Ovbor_1.2, whole genome shotgun sequence genomic DNA:
AGAATAGGAAACAGTTATGATGTGTGGATATCACACCATCCACATTTCCATCAACAAGTCAGAGGCCAAACAAGTCTGGTAGTGTCCTCAACCACTGGGGTAAGGATAAGTTAATGTTATcaataagattttttaataagTGGGAAACTGTAGCATTCTAaccaacattttcttaaaattcaagCAAAAAGCTCAAAACAGAATGTTCCTAAAGGAACTAAAGAGGTTGAATTTATATGTTACTCCACCCACAATGTGTAATTTACCTACTGGGTTGTTATCTGGTTATGAAAAGGTTTATACCAGTTACAGAGGAATAAAATCAAAGGGCTTAGACTGGGGTAGTAAAcaagaacattcagaaaacaatacACTCTAATACATCACCATAAAGGCAGGGGCCATTAGCTCTATACCATTTCAAATGCACTTGGAAATCCCGTTTAcctttttcattaatttacttCTGGTAGTAAACTGTGGCAGGTCTTCCACTTCAATCCCATCAGCCATTTCCATCACCTTGTCTAAAAGGTCTTTGTTGTAACTGCACAATAAAAAGTAGTAAgattctgggagaaggagagggtgggatgtttcaagagaacagcatcgaaacatgtatattatctaggatgaaacagatcaccagcctaggtcgggtgcatgagacaagtgctcgggcctggtatactgggaagacccagagggatcgggtggagagggaggtgggaggggggactgggatggggaatacatgtaaatccatggctaattcatttcaatgtatgacaaaaaccactgcaatgatgtaaagtaattagcctccaactaataaaaataaatggaaaaaaaaaaagtagtaagaTAAAAACCTTGGAAGAATTATTGTCACTGTGGGCTAAAAAGAAATTGCAGGTAGCTGGACTATAAACTCAACTCTCAGAGGAACAATTTGATGCTACTGGGGAAACTGATAGATGTTCAACATCAAGTTAGAAAATAGTTCTTCCGCATATGGCTACAGAAGCAGCACTAGGAATGCCAACAGAGCAGGTGTTTTaagatttacaaaacaaacaagacTTACAAAAATAGAGGCACTGTACATCTGGCAGTACGTATTCATGGATATGGTATGAGGGCCAATTTTTTTTTGGAACCTGTGGAATACTGATCTAATGAAAATAACATTACTTGTTCATTTGTCCAATATTCTTACTTTTGCCTAATCTTGCATCTTGTTAACTAAAATTTACTAGGGGCACCTGGAAGTCAGAGAAATGGGAGGGATGCAGCAGGCACTGCTTCCCCAAATCCTGTTCCAGTAACTCCCCAAATCTGAAAGCAAAACCAAGTGGCTTAGGACTGGAGGACACAGCCATAAGGAGCACAGAGACCAGAACTAAGTCAACTAAGGCATTTCATTATCCTAACAGAATTTCAGGAAATGCTAAATAAAAGGATGGAGCCTAAAAATTTGCCACCCGCTTCATGGAGTGGTAGAGTGCCATATCAAGCATTTCAAACACAGTTCCTTGAAGGCATTATTTTCATAAAAGGAAAGGCAGAGAGGCAAAGACTGCTCCTTGCTACTGGGTCCAGCAGACTAGGATGTGAGAGAAAAAGCCAAGGGCCACAAACTACATCCTGCCATATATGGTAAAATCCACCAATCCTGCCAGAAGCTGCATGGTCCTAGGTaagtctctttccctctcttcagcTGCTTCTATAAACTGGGGATCTCAGTTTCTGTCCCTGCACGTTTGCCATGTGGAAGAAAGGAGCTAATGAACTTAAAAGTATGCACTCAGAAAGAGGATGGTTTAAAGTAGTTACagtaataatacaaaatatttgtattttgtattacaaaataatacaaactcGAACACCTAGCATGTATAGGGCTCTTCTTGCTAGACGACagcctgtgctaagtgcttttcaTCCTTTAATACTGTAATAATCACaattcattttccagatgagaaagtCGAAGCTCAGAGGTTAAGGATCTTTTCAAGGCTAAAGTAGGACTCTGCCTTAGGCCTGGCTAGTACAGTTGGAGACTGGGGACGGGGTCAGCCTTGGGTAGGGGTTAGCCATGGGGTTAGGGCTGCGGGTTGGGGCAGGGTCAGTTAGCCGGCAGCGGTCCGCACCTGCAACCCAGGAAGAGGTGGTTGGCCCAGACCATGGAGAGGGACAGCAGCTGGTCCAGGCGGCCGCCGCCGTCGGGTGGATCGCGATAGTCGGGCAGGTGGCGCAGGATGAATTCCATGCGGGCCTTCCATTGCTTCTCGCTCTCCGAGTAGGAGCGGAACTGCTCAGCGAAGTCAGTCGCTCGCCGCACACCCGAGATCAGCTCCTCCACGGCAGCGGCCGCCTCGCCACCCACCATGGCGCCCTCCACCGCTAAAGGCTGGACCCGCCCACCGCCTTCCCGACGTGCACTGCGCCACCTCTCTGCGGCTAGAGGAGCACGGGCGGCGCGCGACTGCGCAGGAGGATTGGTCTGGAGCGCCCTCGGCGGGCGTGGCGGCCTCACCCAGCCCGAGCCGGCTCCTCAGAGCTGCAGCCGGCCCCTCTGGAGTGGCTCTACCTCAGGGCCTCAGGAGCAGTTCTCACTGGACCCGGGGGGGGGAAACCAGTAGGGAAACGGAGGCCTTCCCAAGCACAGAGCAAGGACGGCCCTCTCCCATTCAGCAGCTGGATGTCAGTCAGGGCTCTTACTGTGTCCTTGACCTGGGAACTCCCCGAGCACCTGGCCGGCGGGACCGTTGCCCACAATTCGGAGGACTTACAGGTGGAGCTGCTCAGGGTCTACTTTTATCCATTCCCAGAGGCCTTGACACTCCACCCACCTTGTGGCCTGCTTTCCTGGAACCTGCCAGCGATCCAGCTGAGTGCTTGCCAGACCCTTTGCTGGGTGCTGGGATGGTATGAGAGCAAACGAATGCGCTCCTCGAGTGAACTTTAGTCTGCTGGGCGAGATAGACATTATTAGTGAATACTTAATAATTGCTCAAGGGAAAGTTTTCAGCGTTGACAAAGTTTAATAAAAGTGCCAGGAGTGCCAGGAGCATGAATAAGCAAGAGACCTGATGCAGACTTGGGGGTCAGGGAAATGATACCGGAGATCTGAGGAATTTACAGGAGTTAACTACACGGAAAAGAAGTAGGGCACCGCAGGAGACCCTGAACTGGTGAGAGAACTGCAAGATCTGTATGACAAATCCTAGAGTAGGGGAACAGTGGAGGAGATAAGGATACAAAGATCACCAAGGACAGTAGATCATGGAAGGAGTTGTGGTCTAGGCCCTAAAAGGAATGGGGAGCCACTGAAGGATTTTAACCAGGTAtttccaaaagatgttggcaggAGCCATAATGGATGTGTCTGGAGGAAA
This region includes:
- the CDKN2AIPNL gene encoding CDKN2AIP N-terminal-like protein; translation: MVGGEAAAAVEELISGVRRATDFAEQFRSYSESEKQWKARMEFILRHLPDYRDPPDGGGRLDQLLSLSMVWANHLFLGCSYNKDLLDKVMEMADGIEVEDLPQFTTRSKLMKKHQS